From the Paludibacterium paludis genome, one window contains:
- a CDS encoding SDR family NAD(P)-dependent oxidoreductase, producing MTPRLNPAIADWRARRVWIIGASSGIGAALAAELLDAGAGVILSARRAEPMRALAADHPAARVETLDVTDPGAWQRVWAQLDHPGSRPDLVVFCAADYRPQTCLDLHADETRRLLDTNLLGVYHGLEVILPTLARQGHGGVALIASVAGYAGLPGAVVYGPGKAALINLAEILYAELKPRGVAVYLINPGFVATPLTAKNDFPMPALLTPREAARDIMRGLARGAFEIHFPFRFTFWLKLLRLLPYRLRLPLLARLSRS from the coding sequence ATGACGCCGCGCCTCAACCCCGCCATCGCCGACTGGCGCGCGCGTCGGGTATGGATAATAGGCGCGTCCAGCGGCATCGGCGCGGCCCTGGCGGCCGAACTGCTGGACGCGGGAGCCGGCGTCATTCTGTCGGCGCGGCGCGCCGAACCGATGCGGGCACTCGCCGCCGACCACCCCGCCGCTCGGGTGGAAACACTGGACGTCACCGATCCGGGAGCATGGCAACGCGTATGGGCGCAGCTGGATCACCCCGGCTCGCGGCCTGATCTGGTGGTGTTCTGCGCGGCGGACTATCGCCCGCAAACCTGTCTGGATCTGCACGCCGATGAAACCCGCCGTCTGCTCGACACCAATCTGCTGGGCGTCTATCACGGGCTGGAAGTGATACTGCCGACTCTGGCGCGGCAAGGCCATGGCGGCGTGGCGCTGATCGCCAGTGTGGCGGGGTACGCCGGGCTGCCCGGAGCGGTGGTGTACGGTCCCGGCAAGGCGGCGCTGATCAACCTGGCGGAAATCCTCTATGCCGAACTGAAGCCCCGCGGTGTGGCGGTTTACCTGATCAACCCCGGCTTTGTCGCCACGCCGCTCACCGCCAAGAACGATTTTCCCATGCCGGCGCTGCTCACGCCGCGCGAGGCGGCGCGCGATATCATGCGCGGACTGGCGCGTGGCGCATTCGAAATCCATTTTCCGTTCCGCTTCACGTTCTGGCTCAAACTATTGCGGCTGCTGCCCTACCGGCTGCGGCTACCCTTGCTCGCGAGGTTGTCACGATCATGA
- a CDS encoding DUF3833 family protein: MRPTASLAAVTSPAGGDYAANRPQLDPDLFFLGKTEARGMSLDRQGRLVKRFTVNMNGEHRGGVTLFFRKPEPAP; the protein is encoded by the coding sequence ATGCGCCCCACCGCCTCGCTCGCCGCGGTGACCTCGCCGGCCGGCGGTGATTATGCCGCCAACCGCCCGCAGCTGGATCCCGACCTTTTTTTCCTGGGCAAGACCGAAGCCCGGGGAATGTCCCTGGATCGGCAAGGCCGCCTGGTCAAACGCTTTACCGTGAACATGAACGGCGAGCACCGGGGCGGCGTCACACTGTTCTTCCGCAAGCCGGAGCCCGCGCCATGA
- a CDS encoding nuclear transport factor 2 family protein, which yields MTRIPSQTEWRALLDWYQTLTPDTLPDIGRYYAEDARFKDPFNDARGIANIEKIFRHMFKTVKRPRFTVRDALRDGDQAFLTWDFDFACAGREVNIHGSSHLQFNDDGKITLHRDYWDTSEELFEKIPLFGLPLAWLRKKLKVV from the coding sequence ATGACACGCATTCCTTCCCAAACCGAATGGCGGGCTTTGCTCGACTGGTACCAGACGCTGACACCGGACACTCTGCCGGATATTGGCCGCTACTATGCCGAAGACGCCCGCTTCAAAGACCCGTTCAACGACGCGCGCGGCATCGCCAACATCGAGAAGATATTCCGTCACATGTTCAAGACCGTGAAACGGCCACGCTTCACGGTCCGGGACGCATTGCGCGATGGCGACCAGGCCTTCCTCACCTGGGATTTCGACTTTGCCTGCGCCGGACGCGAGGTCAACATCCACGGGAGCAGCCATTTGCAGTTCAACGACGACGGCAAGATCACGCTGCACCGCGACTACTGGGACACGAGCGAAGAGCTGTTCGAGAAAATCCCGTTGTTCGGTCTGCCGCTGGCTTGGCTGCGCAAGAAACTCAAGGTGGTGTGA